The following DNA comes from Silurus meridionalis isolate SWU-2019-XX chromosome 14, ASM1480568v1, whole genome shotgun sequence.
tatacacacgcacacaaacataaatgtaaaaaaatttaaataacgTACATATAAATCTACCAACATAACATCCTTATTCAgtctttgttttacatttattaactcCTATGAGCAATTTGCATGGTCTTTAACTATGGACTTATTTTACTTAAAGGGAATTTAGCACCCTCTGCTGCTTGTATGAAAAATTGCATTTATAACAAAAATTCATAAAGCCTTCATCTTGTctataatcacatttttttggATCAGTATTTGGGCaataaaaagaattttaaaaccttaaataaatacatcttttaataataaacaaaagaaaacttgCAAAAGAATAAATGGTGGTGAACTGCATAGGAATATCATTTTATCTACAGTATCTTTCATTTATCTTAAATTGTGATAAAAGTGCAGGAAAAGGCGTGCTGCAAGCTGCATCTTTAAGCGAATCAATATATTGGAAAGGGCAGAAATAAAACCATGTAGAGCACGCCAAAAGTAAACCTAATGGGTAATGTGACAAagctatatttaaaatataaaaaaaaaaaaaaaaagaggtgtgaAAGTTTGTCAGATAATGTGTTTAAGAAGACGGAATGAAAATCACCTCCTATAATGAGCCTGATAATGTATGCCCCTAAAGCTGctcaaacacacattttctatTGCTGAAGTGTCTCTACTGTGCTAACCTGTAGATTATTTTAGCATGAAATCCTCTTACCGATGCATTTGCGGTTTTTAAAGAAGGTGAGAGTTCCATGCCAGGTGTCCAAGTGAACGCCTATGATGGATCCCTGACCAAACCGCGATGAGAAGCTCACTTTGTCACCATTATGATGCAACAACCCTGGACACAAACACTCGTAATTAgttacacattatattaaaacaaaaatgaaattgTACTGTATGGAGTATTGTAGATGCATTTTTTCTTGCATTACATGCTAGAAATTTGGACGCaccaatgaatgaatgaacttgTAATGCTTTGCATAAAGTGATAACATCATGATAAACATGTTCTAAATATTAACAGACCAGATGTCAGCAAACATACTTTGTTGTATTGATGAATACTGATTTCAGTTGCATACAGTGCCTTGTAGAGTATTTACCGGTGTATGATAATCCCCAGCTGTCTTCATCTTTTCCCAGTAAACTGCAGAACGTATGCCGGTATTTGTCCAGATTGACGTCTGATGTGCCGATTCCTACCatctacaaaacacaaaaagtttATTACACAGATgatttatgaataataaatagaaatttcCCTGTTAAACAAAACGCTTGCTCAGTGTTTTGATTACAAACTCTTTATTGACATAGCACATATTTATGTAAGAGGTGGAAACATTGCTAACCAGATATCCAatcatgcaaaaataaaaatatcaattttACTAGCAAAACTGTAGGGTACACTGATGAAAAACAGTTAAAAAGGGCAAGGCGAGTATCTTGTCCCTAAAAAGTGTTTGAAAAGTATTCAAGTTCACCAAGATAAAGTGcactaaagtttgtggactgtCTGTTAAAATTTGTATGTGctgtttgaacatcccattctgcttttagtccttatttgctgttatactaACCATCAatcttccaggaagatgttccatcaaattgtggagtgtgcttgtgaagatttgtgctgtAAGAacgttagtaaagtctggtactgatgtaaggaGAAAAGACCTGTGGTGGTCattgttctaattcatcccaatggtgttcaatagcgttacggtcagagttctatagcaggccactcaagatcttccattccagcccatgtaaaccatgtttTTATGAAGTTGGTTTTgtgaattgtcatgctggaacacgtttgggtctcctggttcaggTAAAGGTGGAATTTTATGCTAccttatttaaaaacaacaagaagCTCAAGAGCCGCACCATGTCAGTTCCGTAGACCGGAGAGGTCATTTTGATCTCCCAGAAGTGCTGTCCCTCAGAGAGCTCCTTGGAGCCGCGTATAGCCGCCGTGCCACAGCTGTACTCCGAGTGGAAGCTCACCTTCCTGTTCTCGCAGCTCAGCAGCGTGGCCGCTGACCGGCTGCCTTCATCCCACACCCAGTCaaattctaacacacacacacacacacacacacacacacacacacacacacacacacaatcagacacTCAATACATAATtagagcaaagaaaaaaaggaaaaaaggtgTGAAAAGTGTGCACATGTACCTTGGTCATCTTCGCCGCAGTGGCAGTCTCGCAGACGTGCGTAACTGCGTAGACGTGGGTCATAACTCACTTCCATCTCCAAATCACATCCACAGTACGACTCTCCGGTTACTGGCACTGCACTTGGCACTGAGGGTATGCCAGAATACTCTGCCTCTGAATCTGAGTCACTGTACTAAACAACAGAAATACAGTAGATCATGTGTGTGATAGTTGGGTGCTTATACATAGTGAAGCATTCGTATTTCAGGACAGCATTAAACACTGCGTGACATCAGCCTACATTCAAACAATATgcccagaaagaaaaaaaacagtactctAAGAGAACACTGTATATCTAGTGCAcccaactctttttttttttttttgttcagctaATCATGGCCGACTCTGGAGCATATGCTGACCTGTAGGCGGTCACAACCCCATTCATCGCTCTCCGAGGGCAGCACCAGTGTCTTTGCATCAGCATCCCGCTGGATTCCACTCCACACACTACGCCACGCTCGACTGTTTCGGCTGCGCCTGGACATGCCACACCTGCAACTAAATCACATAGCGGCCATTAATAATCATCAAAGATTTATCCAGAGCATCAAGCATTATAAAACAAGAATTATATGGtggtataaagaaaataaaaaacaggatttactctgcattgttttatttataatatgttCTAATTTTCCTTTATGtgtagctttatttatttatttattgtacatttaaacTGCTTTGCACAAgtttagatttgtttttaacaGTTCACAGATTTCAGCCCACTTCtctcagaaaaaaattaaaaaattctttGTTAATCAGGAAGAAATAATTTGTTGAGATCCTATTAATCTCTTTAAGAAATTGAAAGACTTGGGTAATATAAATTTGCTTCATGCTTTTAAGCCAAAGCAATGGGCGGTTTTTTATATAGAAATCCCACTTGAGAATGTACAATACTTTGTAGTTATATTACAAATGCAATGTTTCATGCTGCTCTTTCCAGAATTGAGAGACTCTGAAGCCATTGAGGATGGCGAATCTCCAAATTTAATGTGCTTGATAGCACGAAGAGCAgctcataattaaaaaaattatatttataattcagGAAGATAAAAATGCCAATCGATATATTtcaatttaacacattttccaTCCACTATCTactcagtattttttttatttatttgtaaagtattttttttaagcttatTAAAGAGCAGGCTTTGATCGGTTcataatattttactttaacatGCGcgcatttaaatgattttttactGCATAGTTACATTAACATTAATCACTGCAATACCATGATGGATAACTACATTAACATAATTACCAGCAGTATTAAATAAGCACTtttctgtttgaaaaaaaatatatatttctgagATTTAATTCTGATGTAATTCTTAGTCATTGTCTTAATGAAACAGTATCAGAGTGCACTTATTGTGAGACCAACGCACTTCTGTAATTCACTTTGAAtaagtgtctgccaaatgccctaaAATTAACAGAACACAAAGTATTAAGGAAGAAGGAATGGTTTATTCTGTTAAATATGAATTAGATAGAATGTTTGAATTGTGTGAGAACTGTAAACATTTAAGTCAATAGAAACTTTAATGAACAAGAGATCTAGATGAACTTGTATGGTTAGAGGTTAGAACTGTACAGCTGCTAAATAATAAGacatcacacacttatttatACAAGAGCGGAGACAAAgatacgttctatgacccctcgcgagTAACAAAAGAAATTGCGGTTTTGACTCTCTCcgtttgatggttcctttttcaaggggaactgtacatgtactgtaaactcagcAAACATTGTGAAATACTTGTCATGTTTaattttactactttaaatcaatataatttatacagtacatttattagtacaaactgttCTGAACTTTCAAGCCACTCGAGAACTATTAGATTTTTCGCAAGTTATTCTTAAtcaggttccaaatgaaaagtctcgaactatcgaggtcgcgagTATCGAGTTTCCACTGTATATTGATGAACAATGTTCATAACAATGAATCAATGATCATTAATGTTCCCAGCTAGCCACTCACTCAATATTGTtcccaatacagtaaaaccctgttgtacgagcaactaatagtacgagcaaacggagatacgagcgactTTGcttgcaaaattttaccctatttcacaaacaaatttcgaaggcacgagcaaacccacgctgccggttccacGTTTTCGGttgagggtcgcatcagtcgcttagttgatgacgtgtcgctcggtcgctctcgttgttcaatgcagcaaaaacataaaaatataacactaaaaaaagatttcactagaaatcttgaaaaatgtctcccaagaaaatcagtgacggtgctgtgaaaatgaaagtgaatagaattaccatggaaaccaagaaggttacgagcgtggtgtgcatctcacactcacaatcaaccactaccacatgagtaagtgttaaattatgtttacattacggtgtATTTgattgttaaaataggctacgaATACTTTTTAAGTGAAGAAATAAGCGAACGAATGAAGAActgattaaatcacttttacaataattcctatggggaaaattagtttgaacgtacgagcaaatggacctacaagcaattttcaagaacaaatTATGCTCGTCctacggggttttactgtaatcAGTCACTCATTATCAATATTCCCATCTAATGATTGATCATTAATGTTCCCAACCACTCATTTATCATTGTTCCTGGTAACCAGTTACTTATTATAATTGTTCCCAACAACCAACCACTTACTCAACATTGTTCCCAATAACCAGTCACTCATTATCATTATTCccaataaccaatcactgatcattaatGTTCCAACTAATCATCAAATGTTCCCATCTAAACACTAACTATTCATTGTTCCTGATATCACTGTTCCCAAACAACCACTTACCGTTCCTTATAAACAACAGGTGATCATTGTTGTCcccaatttaattaataattatttatcattttaaatgttaatgaatCAATAATTTATATTCAGATCAAACTTCTATCTGATCTATTCCATCATTATCTTCTGATCATAATTATAatgagaaatgcaaaaaaaaaaaaacaagtccatGGCGTCCCCGGAGACATCGAGAGACCTTCTCCCGGTTCACACCGCGCTGCCACGCGATCCAACGTGCAACCGAACCGGGTTAAACCCAGGCGTCCATTCAAAACGTGTCGTGTTCAATTACACGTCGATATTTATATCGCATATAAAAACGTGCTGAATCCCTGATCAGTTATAAtcctgagaggaaaaaaagaaaggcttgAAATTAAAACGGCAGCATAAAAACTTCTTTTTTGGCCTAATCAAAGTGACCAGCTAGCTGACTAGCCAGGCTACGACTTCCCATTCTTTATTtgcttattaattaatattatttgtatcAAAAGCATCAGCTTGACAGTTGAACGTGACAGTAATGTGCTTGTATTATATCTTCAAGCAGAAGTAAGTAGCATCCAGTTTAGCTAAACGGCTCAAGTTAGCAAAGGTTTAGCTAATATCAGCTATCGTCTTTAGCAGCCCGCTCGAGCTCATTTACCGACTTTGCAGATGTCACCGGAGCCCTCGGGGAATCCTGATCTTCCTCCGTTACAACGTcgtgttattaataataatttatgtcTTTGaggttatatatatttatatatgtatatatttctagCCTCCTCCCGCTTATGACCTACTTTCAACACACAGACGTAAACAGTACGACGCCGAGTTCCGCCCATTTTCCGCCAATGATTGACAACCAATCGGGTAAAAGGGGCGGGAGTTATTTCCTAATCTCTCCTCCTATTGGCCGGCATCTATATTTGTagtatggaaagaaaaaaaaaaaatcagaatgtgctttaatggcaattatttttgcacatacaatgaatttattttggtgacagaagcttccagtaCACAGAGACAACAAcacagataaaaataataataataataaaaaagacatttaaataataataattaaaaataattatatatatatatatatatatatatatatatatatatatatatatatatatatatatagagagagagagagagagagagagagagagagagagagagagagagagaatcactCATGAGCAATGCAGACAACTGGTCTCTCCATACACGAGGCGtctagaagctgtaatcaccaacaaaggcttttctacaaagtattaaataaagtgttcaatacttattccctgtgtcatttcactttatttattatgaatcaacgtgtatacttaaatgtcctgatttctttgtatgaattcaatatttggcttgatggttACAtttggtggaaattttgtgtcaatagcccacttagaaatccccttactgataaaaatgctgatgtgtcaaatacttattttcctgatatatatatatatatatatatatatatatatatatatatatatatatatatatatatatatatatattaggggtggcACGGTTCACAAAACCCACAGTTCGGTTTGTATCACGGTTTTAGGGTCACGGTTTTCGGTTCTGTACGGttcttgttgttattttttctttcaatcttCAACACTCCAGAAATTTCCTTTAGCATTTGATATATAGCTTATTAGCTTAATTATCCACAATTTAGGATTTTGTAATGTAATCATGCACTAActgaatttgacttgactttaagcACATTATTGGGACCATCTCTGAGTAAAAGCTAGGTGAGATTTTGATACAGCAAGAGGGAAGACATTGATGATGACATGCTTTTCgtttatttggcaaaaaaaaaaaggtgtcggCGAGAGGGAATATTAAACCGCGGCTCGAGTACATTCATCAGCTGACGAAATCCTTCACACTCATTCACGCTGCACGGTTGCATATCTTTTGTTATAAACATCCCCAATGCTTTAGTTATGGCTATCGCCCTGTCCGACTGATCACTGAGAGGCTGCTTAAATTCTGCAGACAGTAGAAGTTGTTTCCTAACCGGCTCTCTCCTGTTTGTGCTTATCGACACATTGGCGTGATGTCTTCTCAAATAAACTGTTATATTAGAAGTGTTGCCATTAGCATATTGAATGCATTTTGCACAATGCTTGCACACAGTCGCAGTTCtatctactgttttattttcgTTGTCATCGTAAgtaacatgaaatccaaaatgttcccacacaCCGGGTTTAAACGACGCGGGCACATCCGCCAACTCCGGGCAGCCTTAATTATCTCCTCCACTTgccatttctgcagcactcctTACTCAACTTTTACTGTCTATATGTATGTTCGCGCGAAATTGTCTGAGGCGAAACTGAGCACAGGGCTACATTGCGCATGCGTGGAACCGTGCGATGCACACACGAACCGAACCGAGACAAGCGAACCGAACAGTTCAGGTGTTTTTCCATGTACCGTgccacccctaatatatatatatatatatatatatatatatatatatatatatatatatatatatatatatatatatatatataccttgcCCTGATACATTTATTTGACATTCCTGTATTTGATACATGGTTAAAAGTTTTCTGGTCACCAAGCCATCCCGCATACATATTGTGAGTCTTTGCACAGGTTGGAAACACACAAAATGTCTTGGCATGCTGTAGAAATCACAATTTTAAGCAAAAATATTTCAGCATTACAAAGCCCCCTGTGCAGCCATCAAACATACATATTGTGGGTCATCACACAAGTTGGaaatacacacttttatacaacatGCCTTCACATgcggttccagcatgacaaagcccctgtgcatGATCCAAGAAAATATGGTTTGCCAAATAACTTTTAATATAATGCAGTTGATTAGAATTTTGATACGAGTGCTCATAAGACtgaaaattgtacattttaaattaccCAACATGGTGAAAATCTATAAGGATCTTGGCTCCTCAGGAACTGGAGCTCCAATGTAAAGAGATCTGCCCCCACCCTGTAAGAGGAGAATGATGCCTGTTACGTGATCAGGTATGGCTTATCACCTACAGGATTTTGGATCACCTTTACGTATCATTTTCACTACTTATTTAATGTATCTTTGTTAATTCAGATAAATTCATATTGTTCTGTcacattttcatgttttccaTACTCTTCAAATTCTTATTTATAATCAGCTAATGGCCAGCCTATTCTGAATGTAACACTCCAAAAATGTGCATGACAGGGAGAACTCTAGGATCAGggttgagaacctgtggtctaCTGTAGCTCATGTTTTCTGGACATTTCAGGCATTTAAATATTCAAGAATGGAACTCAGTGGGTAAGATGTTGGACTACTGGGTAGATCATGTGTTTAAACCACAACTCTCCCAAGCAGCCACTGCTGAGCCCTAAACTTAAATGTTCAGCCAGAAGCCATAAATGTAGAGGAAAAGTTTACATTCAGGTCTCCTCACTCCTATAGTCACACACCATGTCTTGTCTGGAGGCCTCACCTGCAATACAGCACTATTAATATCATTGATGCAATCAATCAGGTGAAAAATATTGCATTCACTACACAgcaactgtttatttttgttgccaTATTTTGGGGTCCTTCTGTCCTTTTTATGGCATTCTATGGTTTTCACAGTCACCAGACCTTGACCCAGTTACACCTATAAGAGACTTTGGACTGATGTTTTGGAGCTCTCCACAATTATCAGAACATAAACTGAAGGAACGTGCTTTGGAAGAACGGTGTCCATAGTTCCAAGAATCTATATTATATAGTCTAAAGTTTGTGTATAGTctttcctctagattttggaatgtgtcaGTAAGGCACTGATGTCAGCATATTAATTCATCAGGGGTTAATATGTCAAGTCAGGGGTCTGTGCAGGCTACTTGAATTCTTCTGCTTTATTCCTGGCAAACATGCCTTTATGGACTTGTAATGTTGAAACAGACTTCCAGTTCCAGTTGAAGCTCCAGTGGAAAGTCTTACTATTCAATTCTAAGCTTTCCACTTTGTGACAACAGTTTATTTAAAACCCTATTAGAATATGATGCTCAGGTGTCTTTTTGCAACACTTTCTGAAATAGTGTATATCAAGGTACACTGAAGCTATTCTGGCATCTCTAGTTGCTCCACCGCtcctctttctctacccatcccgaggcatcctgaggttgcaccagctccagtcGCATCCCACCTCGTGAAGGTTATAGACCTTCAAAGTGAAGATGCcaaccccgcaaacatcccaaccatctagagacgtaccagcaccctTTGGATCCTACTTCATGTAGAGGTTTGACAATAGACTTCTTTAACCATtcaaaggctctggcatgggggtgttggatctataatgatctcagatgttgagctatatTATGAGTtggactgtagaaaggacattacttataatcacacacactgagattCATGGTAAATCTCTCcctttgtgttttgtattgtttttaaaatttataatcatactcttgatatcacccgaatgaaaatgggttcctctgaaggtttcttcctcatacccgaatgaaaaagaaaaaatagagatGAGGGAGTTTATATACTCACACacgagattatatatatatatataaagataacgCAAAATAATtagcaattaaaaaattacCACCACATTCCCCACTGCTGATTTAATAAATCAGTAAGCCAGGATTACAGGCCAAGAACAAAGCTGAAGAGAGTAGTGGGGGTGAGCAAAGGGTTATAATTCTGTGGTGAACTGAAACTCTTGACAAATGGCAACCTAGGTACTAATCTCTCATCCAATACATTAGACATATTATTTCTCCTTTGACTATAAGATACCCAACAAGCAAGACATGCAATAATGTATTTACACAAACCATTTTCTAGCAGACCAATCTTTTTAATTGGCATCTTGGTTAAGAATGTAAATCTCTGTGTTTGACTCTGCAATATTAACATTCTCATACAAAATATCCTTGTTATGTTGCTCTTGATTCAAACAGAAAATACTATTCATTAACGTGTAtgtagattattaaaaaaaaaaaaaaaaaaaaaaaaaatcggacaCAGCTGGAAGTTGAGGAAGTTTTATTTGGAAACAGGATGGGCCGGGCTGGTGTGTGCCCATCAATGCAATCAGAAACAGTAGCTACAGGTGTAACGCTACACGTTGTTCAAAGAATGTCACCTCAGAATTAAAACaaccacattcacacaaacatatGCGTGCATACACTCACAGACTGCACGCTCTGTAAACTTCCACACCAATAATTTTGATACGGACAACAAAATTTGCATGGTAACCGATGATTACATCCAGAGGAACTCCAAGCACAAAATTACCCACAGTGCAATTCACCTAcctatacagatatatatatatacttctgatacatgtatttatatatagagaTCACTGGGATTTCAATAAAGACTTTCAATTAAACAATTTCatgaacatttcaaaatctCCATAAATAATCAGTGAAAaatgcaatttttctttttttttttttttttttttacagttaagtCCTCAATATTAGCATTAGTCAGCAAATGGTCCCAAAATAGcgaaaaaaaccaaaaaaaaaaaaaacccggatGATTTGTTCTTCAAACAAGAAGGGGGGGGAGGAGACACAAAATAAAAGCGCAAACAAACAAGTGTAGCGATAAGGGTAGGGGGAGCTATCTAAACACCAACAAGACAAGATCACAAGCTACACAGTGCATTTACAATGAGACGCACATCAGGCTACTATAATACACACAGAGCGGAAAGCTCCCTCATACATTTAATTGCCCaccaagcacaaacacacacgcacacaccttcatacacacacacaaacacgctcCTCTTTCTTCTGTTCATGTGATGTAATTAATTCTGTTTCATTAAGTGGATGTAAGAGTtggtattttgtgtgtgtttgtagtgggTGGGTTTCTGTATCAGtagaattataattattaataacgcTGTTTACTTGGTGGAGAGGATAAGGGCAACAATAAGCCCATAGAGCCCCAACACCTCAGCAAAGATCAGAATAAGGATCATGCCAACAACAGGCGAGGCTGCTGGGCTGTGCCTCGAACTCCTGCATCTCCTACGATCCCGATGGCAAAGCCGGCAGCAAGGCCACTCAGACCCACGCTCAGACCAGCACCCAGGTAAAGAAAactcctgcacacacagataaagaaaGAACTTTTAATCAATACATAGATCATAGACCAAACGTCTACTCGCTCAGCAGGGCCCAACGGCATTATgtggaaacataaaaaacaaaaaacacttattGCACTGGAAAGATTCAAAACAGGTCCAGCAACTGAAAGACATTCACACTTGTGTATCACTACATAGacacatttaataatgaataataaatattaataataaagatttaaatccAATTCCAGGTAATTCATTCTATATTGGTTACACTGGCCCACATTTGACCCACGTGCAGTTAAGAGCCCTGGATGCTAGACCTTGAAGCCTGAAGATGCCCAAAACCAAAATGTGACGTGTCTCATTCAAAATTTGactatattagaaaaaaaaaagcctctgaAAGACATGGTTATCATCTGTATACCATATAGAGTACTAAAGAGCCATATTGTTAATAAGTAATGTGATATTTGTATAACTTACCTGTAAAGAACAAGATTCTGTGAAATGTTGTTGGCAATGAGTACGGCCACCACCAAACCATAGATGGCAATGATACCCGCCATGACCACAGGGATGATGGACTTCATGATCAGCTCCGGTCTCATCACAGACATAGCAGCAATGCCTGTGCCGCTCTTGGCGGTGCCATACGCAGCTCCAAGTGCTAAAGacaaaaagagcaaaaataaaaccgAAGACTTTGTGTGAGCAACAGGGGTGAAAACAGAACCTACTGTGCACACtttgtttgatgtgaacatcaCCACCGACGGTTTAAGATACACGAGTGAGGTTTCTTGCTGAACCAGAACCAAACCCTGATTACCGCACATAATCCTGACACCTGGTTGTGAAATTCCTGGTGTTGCATCTCCGTTTGTTTTAAACGCATACACATATGGACACACCCTCG
Coding sequences within:
- the spsb3a gene encoding SPRY domain-containing SOCS box protein 3a isoform X2, whose protein sequence is MLMQRHWCCPRRAMNGVVTAYSDSDSEAEYSGIPSVPSAVPVTGESYCGCDLEMEVSYDPRLRSYARLRDCHCGEDDQEFDWVWDEGSRSAATLLSCENRKVSFHSEYSCGTAAIRGSKELSEGQHFWEIKMTSPVYGTDMMVGIGTSDVNLDKYRHTFCSLLGKDEDSWGLSYTGLLHHNGDKVSFSSRFGQGSIIGVHLDTWHGTLTFFKNRKCIGVAATELQNKHVYPMACSTAAKSSMKVIRSVSAPTSLQYLCCWRLRKLLPSGADALRVLPLPPGLRHLLHSKLGWVLSLDHSHMHSNSNTHTPAGPSSGSESDGCASDPEACQRKRCRWT
- the spsb3a gene encoding SPRY domain-containing SOCS box protein 3a isoform X1: MSRRSRNSRAWRSVWSGIQRDADAKTLVLPSESDEWGCDRLQYSDSDSEAEYSGIPSVPSAVPVTGESYCGCDLEMEVSYDPRLRSYARLRDCHCGEDDQEFDWVWDEGSRSAATLLSCENRKVSFHSEYSCGTAAIRGSKELSEGQHFWEIKMTSPVYGTDMMVGIGTSDVNLDKYRHTFCSLLGKDEDSWGLSYTGLLHHNGDKVSFSSRFGQGSIIGVHLDTWHGTLTFFKNRKCIGVAATELQNKHVYPMACSTAAKSSMKVIRSVSAPTSLQYLCCWRLRKLLPSGADALRVLPLPPGLRHLLHSKLGWVLSLDHSHMHSNSNTHTPAGPSSGSESDGCASDPEACQRKRCRWT
- the atp6v0ca gene encoding ATPase H+ transporting V0 subunit ca, giving the protein MSSESPEYSPFFAVMGASAAMVFSALGAAYGTAKSGTGIAAMSVMRPELIMKSIIPVVMAGIIAIYGLVVAVLIANNISQNLVLYRSFLYLGAGLSVGLSGLAAGFAIGIVGDAGVRGTAQQPRLLLA